The genomic DNA GGCCCATGTATCAGGCAAGATGAGGATGCACTATATTAAGATCCTGCGTGGAGACAAGGTGGTTGTTGAACTTTCACCGTACGATCTCAGCCGCGGAAGGATTATTTACAGAGTCAAGTAGGAGGAAGAAATGAAGGTAAGACCCTCAGTAAAGAAGCGGTGTGATAAATGCAAGATCATCAAGAGGAAAGGGGTACTGAGAGTGATATGCGAGAACCCCAAACATAAGCAGAGACAAGGCTAAGGAGGTATGACGTGGCAAGAATCGCGGGTGTCGATATACCGAGGGACAAGAGGATAGAGATTGCGCTCACGTATAT from Syntrophobacterales bacterium includes the following:
- the infA gene encoding translation initiation factor IF-1; the protein is MPKGEGIEIEGTVIEPLPNAMFRVELPNGHKVLAHVSGKMRMHYIKILRGDKVVVELSPYDLSRGRIIYRVK
- the rpmJ gene encoding 50S ribosomal protein L36, producing MKVRPSVKKRCDKCKIIKRKGVLRVICENPKHKQRQG